CAATAATATTCATTGCATTCAATGTTCGTGGATAACCGATATATGGCATACACTGTTCCACAACTTGATACATTTTTTCCTTATTATTACCAACGCCAAAATTTCCCATAGTATGACCTCGAAGCTGATTTTCACATCCGCCCTGTGCCAAAATATAGCAGAAAGTAATCATTTCACGCTCCTTATTATTAAGTCCGGTACGTGTGTAATAATCTCCAAAGCAGTTATCTGCCAACCATCGATTTACATTTTTTCTTAAAATCGGGCCATTAGTCTGTCGATCAGCTATTCCTGCGCCAAACAATTCCACCTGTTTTGCTAAGCCTTTATCAAATCTGCTATTTTCATCAGTAGTAGCTTGCTCTTCCAACGGAAGTTTGATACCATGCTGCTTCATAATTTCACTTGTAGCAATCACATAATCATGGATACGTCCAATTCCTAAATATGCGGTTGCCTGATAAACAACCTCACGGATTGCTATCGGATCAATGCCTGCATTTAGGGAAGCGTGAAGTATATTCTGGTATTCTCCCATACCCTGACATCCAAGTAATACGGAAAGGATACATAGCATTCGCTCTTTTTCTGTCAAACTTCCTGTACTCACTACTTCATTCTGTGAAAAGTTAGCTGTAATTTCTATCCATTCCGGGTCAGTTACTCTCAGAGTGCTTTCTGTTCCTTTGAACAGTTCCTCCATCCTTTTTTTAGCTGCTTCATTCATATTAAAACCTCCATTCCTTACACATTCTGGTTATTTGCTTCAATGATTTCCTTCAGTTCAATGTACTCATTTCGGTATCTTGCATCAGGATTCTTTTCAGGAATAGTAAGACCAATTGCTTTTTGTGGACAGGCATGTGCACAAGCCAGACATGTTTGGCAATTACCTGGTATATGCACAGCTTTTCCATTTTCTACTTTAATTGAGCCAGATGGACAAACTTTTGTGCAGATACCACAGCCAATGCATTTATCTCCTACTTTTAATAAATGCTGCCATGCATCTGCAGGCATTTTGCTCATATTTCCAAGGAATTGCTGATGTGCTTCTCTATCTGTATCTGTAACTTTAGAAATCATGTGTTTTTTGTTTTTAATGTCCTCCACGATTTCAGCAATATGCTCATCTACCTTTTTATCAAGTAGAATCTGTTCATTCATATCAAAACTTGGAAGCCAGTTATCAACCATTACAATAATATTGATATAGCTTGCTGTAATTCCACATTCTTTGCAAAGATTATCCGCAAGCTCAGCAGCACCACCATGTCGATTTCCATAGGTAAGAACCATATAGAAATATTCTGTATCAAATGTAGCTTTTTTCAAAAAGTCTTTTACCATAGGTGGAACTTCATGCCCATAGACAGGAGAAACAATACCTATGCTATCATCTTTAAATTTAAGCTTTTCCCGTTTCATAATCTGTGGAATGCTAATTGGTTCTTCATTAATATGTTTAGCCACATAAAGGCTATTCCCTGTACCTGTAAAATAAAATAACATTTGAAATCTCCTTGCATATTCTTTTTTTATTTGCTATAATACGATTATAACAATCGGTTGCTACAACCGGTCAAGTGTTTTGTGAAATTTCATCAATTTATTTTTCTACTTTATTTTTCAGAGTACAAAGGAGCTTAATATATGTATACAATGAAACAAGTTTGTGAAATTACCAGATTGACCTATGAAACATTAAAATTTTATTGTAATGAAGGTCTCGTACCTAATGTGAAACGTGATAATAATAACCGACGCATTTTTGATGACAGAGATTTAGCGTGGATTAAAGATATAGCATGCTTAAAGAAATGTTCTATGAGCATTGCTGATATTAAAGAATACCTTGCACTTTGTCTTGAAGGAAAATCTTCAATTCCAGCTCGCCAGAAAATGCTAAACGAAAAAAAAGAAGCCTTGCTCTCCCAAATTGAAGAGATCAACGCTTCTATTGATTATATTGATTGGAAACAAAATTTCTATGAAGATGTTATTAGCGGAAAAACTGAATATGTCAGCAATCTAATATAAAAAAACTACTCATAGCATGATAAATAGTACACTACAAATAATCAAAGAGATTCTATATAATTTATATCACTTTTATTTGTCTCAGAATTTGTTATACACACCACTCATCTGCTTAAACAAGAAAATCTGTAGTAACACTCTCCTTTTCCCAAGCTTCCAGTTGAGCACGATCTTCATCAAGTGCACCGCTTACCACTTCAACAGCATCTCTTCCTAATAACAGCAAAGAAGGTGGATTTGGAGCTTCGACAGCCTTGATAATAAGTTGCGCTCCCTTCGCTAGGTCTCCAATCTGGTGACCGTCGGTAGTATCATTCCCTATTCGGCGAAGTCCGGCAGTTTTGGCATAATCATTCATAGCAATTTGAGACTGCTGCAATGATCGGCCGGCGAAATCAGTCCTGAATGCGCCCGGCTCAACAATGATCACCGATAAACCAAGAGGGCTGACTTCTTTCTGAAGACCTCTTGACAATCCCTCAAGAGCACATTTAGTCGCTGAATAATAGCCAGAGCCAGGTGCTGTAGTACGGGCGGCAATCGAAGAAACATTTACGATTGTACCGTTTCAATCACAAATAAGCGTGCCTTTGAGCACATAACCTTATCTTTGTTTAAACAATCTTATTTAAATATTAGGCTGTCAGTCAATATCGTTTCTTCCTATATTTTTATACCTTTTTACTTCAGAAAAGAGTCTCTATAGCTTTAAAAATCGTGTGTAAAATGTGCTGTGGAATCTACGTCCACAAATACCTAATTAAAAGTTACTTGTTTATCCTCTAGTTTTGTGGATAAACAAATAACAGTTTATTTTCATCTCAAATATTATAAATTTTATTCATTCTGATTATTAGCCTCTATAATTTCCTGTAGTGAAATATGCTCATTACGGTAACGAGCATCAGAATTCTTATCCATAATGCTTAAAGTAATTGCCTTATGCGGGCAGTTCTGAGCACATGCCAGACAGAATGTACAAGTATTACTTCTGCGAGCAACTTTTCCATTTTCTATATAAAAATTACCTATAGGACAGACCTTGGAACAAATACCGCAACCAATACAGGCATCCGTAACTTTAATCTGTTCACCGTTGTTGAAACTTGGCATTTCTTTATTTCTCTTCATTACCATTGCATAAAGATTTCGCCCTTCATCATCAGCTGCAACTATCTTATGCTTTCTGGCTGCAACATCTGCAACAGCTGCTGTAACCTGCTCATCAACCTTCTTATCAATAGCCTTTTCCTCATTCATGTCAAAAGCAGGCAAGTAGTTATCTACCATTAAAACAGCACCGATGTAATCAATCTTGATGCCACATAATTCACTAATCTTTTTAGTATACTCACCAGCAACAGTGTGATCTTTGCCATAAGTCATGATCATATAGAAATAGTCTGCTTTAAATTTCGCTTTCTTCATAAAGTCAATAACAAACTGTGGAGGCATGCCGCAGTAAATGGGACAGACAATGCCAATTGTCTCATCTTCAAAGTTCAGATTATCATTATTAATAACCTGAGGAATACTAATAAGATTTGTGTCAAACTGCTTTGCTACGTAAAGGCAGTTGCCAGTAGCAGTAAAATAAAATACCATAGTTTTCTCTCCTTTTTTATTACATTAAATTAAGCTCTTCTTACCTGCTTAAACTTAAACTGATTAAACACTCTACTATAGCTGGATCATAATGTGAGAACAATAAGCTTTCCACTTTATCTAAAGCAACAATCAAATCCATATCTTCTACTGTTAATTCAAAATCAAATTTATTATAACCAAATCAATTCATAAGTAGAAGTTTCAATAAATTTTTCAGTTCAAGCCCAAAGGGCTAGGAATGAACTTTAGTCCATTAATCCTATTTTCCAACATTACCACTGTGAATACTCTTTGTGATATTTTCAAGCGGTAGCCAATCCATAGCTTTTAATATATGGAGATCCCAAAATTCCCAATCATGAGCACCAGGACCTTCTACATAAGTAAACTCTACATTGTTGTCTCTTAAGAAATCTCGATAATCTCTAGTTTGATTAATTAAAGAAGTATCTTCAGTTCCACATGATATCCATATTTTAGGTAATTCCACTTTTTCTTCAATTAGCTTAGTAATTAAAGCTTTATAATCTTTATCACTACCAATAAGTTCATCTATATTTCCAAATATGGTTTCAAAATAGCATCTTCTAAATACAGGCATCTCCGCATTATTGCTGGAGTTTAAAACCATGTCTAAAATTAACGCAGGAGATAAAGCACAAATATGGCTAAAGGTTTCATGATATTTAAGTCCATTCACTAATGAACCATATCCTCCCATTGATAATCCTCCAATATAAGTATCTTCTCTTTTAGTTGATAGTGGGAATAAATCTCTTGTTTTTTCTACTAATTCTTCGCCGATAAATTGACCGAATAAATCACCAGAATTAATATTATCTACATAAAATTTATTTTCTCCCGAAGGCATAATAACAACTAAATTCCTTTCTTGTGCCCATGCTTGGATACGTGTACCTGCAACCCAATCAGTATAATTTCCAAACATTCCATTTAATAAATATAATGTTTTAAATGGTTTCTTTTCTCTGACTTGCATGCCTTCAAATGTCATTTTATCAATTGGGACAATAGCATTAATTGTTACAGTTCTCATTAATTTTTCTGAAAAAAAATCTACTCTCACTAAAGCCATAATTTTTATTCCTCCTCGTATAATATAGCTATACCAATCAATAGCCATTAGATCATCTCTACTAACGGATATTTATAAATATAAATTAATTATTATTCGTACATCTCAATCTTTGCTATAAGATCACTTTGTCGTGATTATTGCATTCTTATGAAATTCGTGAACTAAAGCTTAAAACTGCACAACGAAATGTACGTTACTAATTCTTCAAGACCAGTTTCTTAACCACTTAGACAAGTTATTATGTTTCAAAATGAATAAATTATTTTCAATTCAATCTCAGTAAAATTTCATCATAGTTCACATGCTTTTGTGATTTGCTTGCTATACTCTTTTTTACTCTTAAAATTAACTATTGACTTTTACTAGCTGGTCTTTTTTTAATTACTTTCTGTATGTTTTTCTAATTTTATCTGTTCACACGGCTTCCTCCAAATATTTCTGACATTTTCATATTATCAAGTAATTTATCAATTTTATTTACTTCTTGCGTAGTAAGTTCAATATCTGCAGCACTTGCATTTTCTTTTAAACGTGTTAATTTTCTAGTTCCAGCTATTGGTACAATCCATGGTCTTTTACAAATCATCCATGCAAGAGAAATTGCTGCTGGCGTAGAATTTTTTTCTTCTGCAATGTGGTGTAACATATCTAATAGCTCTTTGTTTGCATCATATGCTTCTGGTTTAAACTGTGGCATAAAGCTTCTATAATCTCCCTTTTCATTAAATGTTGTACTCTTCTTATATGCATCAGTTAAAGCTCCATTTGCAAGTGGACTAAATGCTACAAGTCCAATATTTAATTCCTCCAATACAGGAAATAAATCTTCTGTATCTCGATACATCATGGAGTAACGATTCTGAATTGCCGTTATAGGGCATACTGCATGAGCACGTTGAATAGTCTCTTCATCCACTTCTGATATTCCCCAATGAAGTATTTTTCCTTCCTTGATTAACTCTTTCATTACACCAGCCACTTCTTCTACTGGTACATTAGCATCTACACGGTGTTGATAGTATAAGTCAATATAATCTGTTCCAAGACGCTTTAAACTTCCTTCAATCGACTTACGAATTGTATCAGGTCTACTGTCTGTATGTAACCCTGTTGGAGTAATCTGAACACCAAACTTAGATGCAATGACTACTTTATCTCTATATGCTCTTAAAGCTTTTCCAACCAACTCTTCATTATAAGCCATGCTTCCATCCGAATTGGTTCCTGCATAGCATTCTGCAGTATCAAACATGGTATACCCCATATTTACTGCTTCTTCAATAAGTTTAGTCATTTCATTGACATCTGCTGGTACTCCATAAGCATGTGTCATTCCCATACACCCAAGGCTTACTGCTGATACTTTAAGATTTTTTCCTAAAATTTGCTTCTTCATTTTCCAAAACCTCCATATATATTTTTTTGTAATTGTTTACAAATTCTATAGTTTCTTTACTTGCACTATAAATCAAGCTCTTTCCCATAGATAACGCAATCCCCATCATGTTTTTAAGAACCCCTCCAAATTCCCTTCCATAACATGTCCTTTAAAGTGAACAAGGTTAAAATCTTAGAATTTACCCGAAGCCAAATGTTTTTGTAAATCATCATAGATTAAAATTCACTATATTTTTCACTTCATAAATCATATCTCAAATCTTCACAATTTAATTTTTGATAAGCATTGCTGCACAAGGAAAGTTAATCATTTTATTATCATGAAAAAATTTCAGAAGAGTTTGAAGATAAGGAATATCATGCTCAATATTTTTGCAAAAAGATTGTATTAACCTTATAATATGCTGCTCTCCAAATTGCTCTTTATTATATCCAGCTATACCAACTAATAAATTTTTAATCATTGCATAATGTGTAACTATAAACATAAATTCTGTAAATACAGTTTTAGGAACTTTAAAAGTTTCTTTTTTATAAATGCTTATTTTTTGTCCAAAAGGAAAAATATTTTTGAAGACATAATTTACAAAATAATTTTCAAAAATGTATTCATGCTGACTCATAAAATTGTCATAATAGTTAGATTTAACTTGCATATATAAAGCAGCCAAATCCTCATCTGACATTTCATTTGTATAATTAAGTCCTTGTTTGAACTGTTCAAAGCATTCCAAAAACCTTTTACTGGTAACACTTGATTTTAATCTATATTCGATTAAAATAACTAGTGTTTTCAACAAAGCTGCAGGTTGTTTTGGAATAGTGCTAATAATTTTATTAAAACCATAATTATCAATTATATATGTATATTTTTTAATAAGCATTATAACTTCATCACTGTTTGAATTAGTATACATCTGATTTAAATCATTACAAAATTTTCCAAGTATAATTAAGCGATTTTCAAAGGTATAATTTCTATTCTGTAAAAGTGATAAAGTAAATGTTCTTAATTTCTCAAAATATGGATAAACTTCATCCGGATATTTACCATCAGATAAATTTAAAGTCGATATTTTACTAATTCTAGTATCTTCATCTTTATCTATCAATGAAAACTGCATTGGATTAGGATTTAGCAAAGCAAGAAGCACAGCATGTGGACAAGACATATCCATAGCTAATTCCAACTTTCCATTAACCATGTTATAAATACGCGGAAAAATACCACAAGTAACTGACAAATAACTTTCTCCGTACATCTTCTGAATACTACAAAGTTTCTTTTCTGTTAAAAAAGAACATGTATTATCCGATAGTACTGTTTCAGCAAAGCTACCTTCTACCTCCATTACATCCTTCCTTGTAATTTTACTTCTAAATAATTCATCTCCATCCTTTTGCACAGCATCTTGATATTTATCGTAACTTTCTTTATCTATGGCAACTCTCCATCCTGAACAACAAGTATCTTCACAATTTGAAGCTATACATGTAAATTTGGGCACATAATTAGGTTGTAGTACTTTTCTCAAGTCCATCACTCCTAGTATTTTTCTCCTTTAATTGTTCTTAAAAATTTTTGTTAACCACTTGTCATAACCTGGAATCCAATCACCATTAGCACCAAAACCATGAGGCCACCCTTGCAAAACATGTTCTTCTACTGATACGCTCGCTTTTCGCAGAGCTTTTGCACAGGCTGGGAAATCATCTGCAAAAGGATCTTTTGTTCCATAAACAAAATATGCAGGTGGTAAATCAGATGCTGCAAATTTTTTCACATCTGTAGATGCAATCGCTAATCTTCCGTAAAAGGAATAGATCATACCAACGCTACTGGCATCAGCGGAAACTTCGTCCATCTTATCTGGAATATAATTAAGATCAAGTGATTTTCCATTGCTGCGCACCTGGAACGCGCCACCAGAGCAAATAAGGATTGCGCCTTTTATTTTGGTTCCTTCTTTTGCTGGAACTGTCACTAGATTAGGGCGAAAATCCCGATTGTCTGTATAATTACCGTTGTTTTTTGTATATTGGGTAACAATCGGCATGTTGCCTTTTTCCCATAGATAGACAGTCTGTTGCTTTTGCAGATTAGGTGAAAAACTTGCCGCAGTTCCACCACTATTTTCCCTCAACTTTCCTGTGTTACTGCTTTTTGTGGCAAATTCCGAGGATGCAGTCGACAAATCGCGATTGTTGTCTGTTTTTCCTCTACAACCTGTAAGGCTAAACAGAAGCAAGAATGCCAGGAAAGTTGCTGCTACTTTTTCCATACAATTTGTCTCCTTTCTTTATAACATAGATATTTTCCAAAAACGAACCGCTTCATTCAGCCAACCTTCTGCACTCGTACCGATGCCAAGACCAAATCCATGTCCAACACCTGAATATTCATGAAGTTCTGTATCAATTCCAAGTCTGTCAAGTGCGTCTACCCTACGCTTCATTGTAGATGCATTCGCTATACCATCCTGTTGCCCTACCACCACAAAGGTAGAAGGATCATTTCTAGTGTAATCACTATGTCCGGTATATGCCATGATAACTGCTGAAGGGCGAGGAAGTTCCTTTTTACCAAATCTTTTCGTTCCATAAGAGCCTAAGTAAGCTGCCATTCTCGCCCCTGCCGAACTACCCCACAGAGAATAATATTTTGTGC
The Clostridium felsineum DSM 794 DNA segment above includes these coding regions:
- a CDS encoding carboxymuconolactone decarboxylase family protein, whose product is MNEAAKKRMEELFKGTESTLRVTDPEWIEITANFSQNEVVSTGSLTEKERMLCILSVLLGCQGMGEYQNILHASLNAGIDPIAIREVVYQATAYLGIGRIHDYVIATSEIMKQHGIKLPLEEQATTDENSRFDKGLAKQVELFGAGIADRQTNGPILRKNVNRWLADNCFGDYYTRTGLNNKEREMITFCYILAQGGCENQLRGHTMGNFGVGNNKEKMYQVVEQCMPYIGYPRTLNAMNIIDEVAGKAE
- a CDS encoding EFR1 family ferrodoxin (N-terminal region resembles flavodoxins. C-terminal ferrodoxin region binds two 4Fe-4S clusters.); amino-acid sequence: MLFYFTGTGNSLYVAKHINEEPISIPQIMKREKLKFKDDSIGIVSPVYGHEVPPMVKDFLKKATFDTEYFYMVLTYGNRHGGAAELADNLCKECGITASYINIIVMVDNWLPSFDMNEQILLDKKVDEHIAEIVEDIKNKKHMISKVTDTDREAHQQFLGNMSKMPADAWQHLLKVGDKCIGCGICTKVCPSGSIKVENGKAVHIPGNCQTCLACAHACPQKAIGLTIPEKNPDARYRNEYIELKEIIEANNQNV
- a CDS encoding MerR family transcriptional regulator, translating into MYTMKQVCEITRLTYETLKFYCNEGLVPNVKRDNNNRRIFDDRDLAWIKDIACLKKCSMSIADIKEYLALCLEGKSSIPARQKMLNEKKEALLSQIEEINASIDYIDWKQNFYEDVISGKTEYVSNLI
- a CDS encoding EFR1 family ferrodoxin (N-terminal region resembles flavodoxins. C-terminal ferrodoxin region binds two 4Fe-4S clusters.), with the protein product MVFYFTATGNCLYVAKQFDTNLISIPQVINNDNLNFEDETIGIVCPIYCGMPPQFVIDFMKKAKFKADYFYMIMTYGKDHTVAGEYTKKISELCGIKIDYIGAVLMVDNYLPAFDMNEEKAIDKKVDEQVTAAVADVAARKHKIVAADDEGRNLYAMVMKRNKEMPSFNNGEQIKVTDACIGCGICSKVCPIGNFYIENGKVARRSNTCTFCLACAQNCPHKAITLSIMDKNSDARYRNEHISLQEIIEANNQNE
- a CDS encoding alpha/beta hydrolase; this translates as MALVRVDFFSEKLMRTVTINAIVPIDKMTFEGMQVREKKPFKTLYLLNGMFGNYTDWVAGTRIQAWAQERNLVVIMPSGENKFYVDNINSGDLFGQFIGEELVEKTRDLFPLSTKREDTYIGGLSMGGYGSLVNGLKYHETFSHICALSPALILDMVLNSSNNAEMPVFRRCYFETIFGNIDELIGSDKDYKALITKLIEEKVELPKIWISCGTEDTSLINQTRDYRDFLRDNNVEFTYVEGPGAHDWEFWDLHILKAMDWLPLENITKSIHSGNVGK
- a CDS encoding aldo/keto reductase; the protein is MKKQILGKNLKVSAVSLGCMGMTHAYGVPADVNEMTKLIEEAVNMGYTMFDTAECYAGTNSDGSMAYNEELVGKALRAYRDKVVIASKFGVQITPTGLHTDSRPDTIRKSIEGSLKRLGTDYIDLYYQHRVDANVPVEEVAGVMKELIKEGKILHWGISEVDEETIQRAHAVCPITAIQNRYSMMYRDTEDLFPVLEELNIGLVAFSPLANGALTDAYKKSTTFNEKGDYRSFMPQFKPEAYDANKELLDMLHHIAEEKNSTPAAISLAWMICKRPWIVPIAGTRKLTRLKENASAADIELTTQEVNKIDKLLDNMKMSEIFGGSRVNR
- the fliB gene encoding flagellin lysine-N-methylase — protein: MRKVLQPNYVPKFTCIASNCEDTCCSGWRVAIDKESYDKYQDAVQKDGDELFRSKITRKDVMEVEGSFAETVLSDNTCSFLTEKKLCSIQKMYGESYLSVTCGIFPRIYNMVNGKLELAMDMSCPHAVLLALLNPNPMQFSLIDKDEDTRISKISTLNLSDGKYPDEVYPYFEKLRTFTLSLLQNRNYTFENRLIILGKFCNDLNQMYTNSNSDEVIMLIKKYTYIIDNYGFNKIISTIPKQPAALLKTLVILIEYRLKSSVTSKRFLECFEQFKQGLNYTNEMSDEDLAALYMQVKSNYYDNFMSQHEYIFENYFVNYVFKNIFPFGQKISIYKKETFKVPKTVFTEFMFIVTHYAMIKNLLVGIAGYNKEQFGEQHIIRLIQSFCKNIEHDIPYLQTLLKFFHDNKMINFPCAAMLIKN
- a CDS encoding alpha/beta hydrolase, producing MEKVAATFLAFLLLFSLTGCRGKTDNNRDLSTASSEFATKSSNTGKLRENSGGTAASFSPNLQKQQTVYLWEKGNMPIVTQYTKNNGNYTDNRDFRPNLVTVPAKEGTKIKGAILICSGGAFQVRSNGKSLDLNYIPDKMDEVSADASSVGMIYSFYGRLAIASTDVKKFAASDLPPAYFVYGTKDPFADDFPACAKALRKASVSVEEHVLQGWPHGFGANGDWIPGYDKWLTKIFKNN